One region of Cydia pomonella isolate Wapato2018A chromosome 9, ilCydPomo1, whole genome shotgun sequence genomic DNA includes:
- the LOC133521110 gene encoding acyl-CoA-binding protein-like — MSLDEQFKQVAESVRNWKTRPADSENLALYSLYKQAIAGDVNIPEPSGIVEKAKWKAWSERKGISADDAKKQYIDLAQQWAGKYA, encoded by the exons ATGTCTCTCGACGAG CAATTCAAACAAGTCGCCGAGTCCGTCAGGAACTGGAAGACCAGGCCTGCCGACTCCGAGAACCTCGCTCTCTACTCCCTGTACAAGCAGGCTATCGCTGGAGACGTCAACATCC CTGAGCCCAGCGGTATTGTCGAGAAGGCCAAGTGGAAGGCGTGGAGCGAGCGCAAGGGCATCTCCGCCGATGACGCCAAGAAACAGTACATCGACCTGGCGCAGCAGTGGGCGGGCAAATACGCCTGA
- the LOC133521138 gene encoding acyl-CoA-binding protein homolog isoform X2 has protein sequence MSLQEQFDKAAEDVKKLKTSPADADLLEIYGWFKQATVGDADPANKPGFLDFKGKAKFEAWSKNKGKSKEEAQKAYIAKVESLIASIGLQ, from the exons ATGTCTCTACAGGAG CAATTCGACAAAGCTGCCGAGGATGTTAAGAAGCTAAAGACGTCTCCTGCTGATGCTGACCTTCTGGAGATCTACGGGTGGTTTAAGCAAGCCACCGTTGGGGATGCTGATCCTGCCA ACAAGCCTGGGTTCCTAGACTTCAAGGGCAAGGCCAAGTTCGAGGCGTGGTCGAAGAACAAGGGCAAGTCCAAGGAAGAGGCCCAGAAGGCCTACATCGCGAAGGTTGAGAGCCTCATTGCTTCCATCGGTCTCCAGTAA
- the LOC133521139 gene encoding acyl-CoA-binding protein homolog, with translation MSLQEQFDKAAGNVKKLKALPSDTDLLELYALFKQATVGDADPANKPGLLDLKGKAKFEAWTKKKGTSKEDAQKAYIAKVESLIASIGLQ, from the exons ATGTCTCTCCAGGAG CAATTCGACAAGGCCGCCGGTAATGTCAAGAAGCTGAAGGCTCTGCCCAGCGACACCGACCTCCTGGAGCTGTACGCCCTCTTCAAACAGGCGACCGTAGGAGACGCCGACCCTGCTA ACAAACCCGGCCTACTCGACCTGAAGGGCAAAGCCAAGTTCGAAGCGTGGACCAAGAAGAAGGGCACCTCCAAGGAGGACGCACAGAAGGCGTACATCGCCAAGGTCGAGAGTCTCATCGCCTCTATCGGCctccaataa
- the LOC133521138 gene encoding acyl-CoA-binding protein homolog isoform X1 codes for MADMEVQFDKAAEDVKKLKTSPADADLLEIYGWFKQATVGDADPANKPGFLDFKGKAKFEAWSKNKGKSKEEAQKAYIAKVESLIASIGLQ; via the exons ATGGCAGATATGGAAGTG CAATTCGACAAAGCTGCCGAGGATGTTAAGAAGCTAAAGACGTCTCCTGCTGATGCTGACCTTCTGGAGATCTACGGGTGGTTTAAGCAAGCCACCGTTGGGGATGCTGATCCTGCCA ACAAGCCTGGGTTCCTAGACTTCAAGGGCAAGGCCAAGTTCGAGGCGTGGTCGAAGAACAAGGGCAAGTCCAAGGAAGAGGCCCAGAAGGCCTACATCGCGAAGGTTGAGAGCCTCATTGCTTCCATCGGTCTCCAGTAA